The proteins below come from a single Alphaproteobacteria bacterium genomic window:
- the secB gene encoding protein-export chaperone SecB codes for MAKEQDTGNKATTANTTLPVTIHAQYIKGLSFNNPTPLASFTNETNAQPSISIGIQANAANLGGRNFEVTLEIRVDATREKAPLFNTELKYSGIVTLGDGIEENEAGALLMVQTPALLFPFARNIIANVTQNGGFPPLMLAPVDFAALYEQQKNQGDAGEKAGKPVKGENSTPAENGVDNRLVD; via the coding sequence ATGGCTAAGGAACAAGATACGGGAAACAAGGCAACCACAGCCAATACCACGCTGCCAGTAACGATCCATGCACAATATATTAAGGGATTGTCCTTTAACAATCCAACACCCCTCGCCTCCTTTACCAATGAGACCAATGCACAACCCAGCATTTCTATAGGAATACAAGCCAACGCTGCAAATTTGGGAGGACGTAACTTTGAAGTGACTCTAGAGATCCGAGTTGATGCTACCCGGGAGAAAGCCCCATTATTTAATACAGAATTAAAGTATTCAGGCATCGTTACGTTAGGAGATGGCATTGAAGAAAATGAAGCTGGAGCCCTCTTAATGGTTCAAACTCCTGCTTTGTTGTTCCCTTTTGCCAGAAACATCATAGCCAATGTCACCCAAAATGGCGGATTTCCGCCCCTTATGCTGGCTCCAGTTGATTTTGCGGCTCTTTATGAACAGCAAAAGAATCAGGGAGATGCTGGGGAAAAAGCAGGAAAGCCGGTCAAAGGTGAAAATTCAACCCCTGCCGAGAATGGGGTTGATAATCGATTGGTCGATTAA